One genomic segment of Streptomyces sp. RerS4 includes these proteins:
- a CDS encoding Uma2 family endonuclease → MSVEPAAPQPEPESGPRWPIPPAGGWTADDLDTLPNLPPHTELIDGSLVFVSPQSIFHERAIDLFKWQLLSAAPADFEIFREFTIDIDKSNRPEPDVVVVRTDAVDDLNQTRFPAEAVVLAIEVVSPDSVARDRETKPLKYARAEIPHFWRVENKDGRAVVYVFEREPATGVYVATGIFHDRLKVSVPFPIDLDLSEITSKRRQPE, encoded by the coding sequence ATGAGCGTCGAACCCGCCGCGCCGCAGCCTGAGCCGGAGTCGGGACCCCGCTGGCCCATCCCGCCTGCGGGCGGCTGGACGGCGGACGACCTGGACACGCTTCCGAATCTGCCTCCGCATACGGAGCTGATCGACGGGAGCTTGGTTTTCGTGAGTCCGCAGAGCATCTTCCACGAGCGGGCCATTGACCTGTTCAAGTGGCAACTTCTGTCGGCGGCCCCCGCCGACTTCGAGATCTTCCGCGAATTCACCATCGACATCGACAAGTCGAACCGGCCTGAGCCGGATGTGGTGGTCGTGCGCACAGATGCCGTCGACGATCTGAACCAGACCCGCTTCCCCGCCGAAGCCGTGGTCCTGGCCATCGAGGTGGTCTCACCCGACTCTGTCGCCCGCGACCGCGAGACCAAGCCCCTGAAGTACGCGCGAGCCGAGATCCCGCACTTCTGGCGGGTCGAGAACAAGGACGGCCGCGCGGTCGTCTACGTCTTCGAGCGGGAGCCGGCCACTGGCGTCTACGTCGCCACCGGCATCTTCCACGACCGCCTGAAGGTCTCCGTCCCCTTCCCCATCGACCTGGACCTCAGCGAGATCACGTCGAAGCGGCGACAGCCCGAGTAG
- the fahA gene encoding fumarylacetoacetase, with translation MPQQSPLDVPEGDPFGPHNLPYGVFTTPEDPTRRRVGVRLGGYVLDAGAVAVALGSPYAGLLAQGSLNPLLAAGRTAWHDVRRALTAWVTDPGHRATVEPHLLPLDAITLHLPYEVADYVDFYASEHHATNVGKIFRPDGDALTPNWKHLPIGYHGRSGTIVVSGTDVVRPSGQRKAPTDPAPVFGPSVKLDIEAEVGFVVGTPSELGSPVALGDFEDHVFGLFLLNDWSARDIQAWEYVPLGPFLGKSFATSVSAWVTPLEALDAARVAPPARDFPLLPYLDDAEGDRPGGFDLRITVSINGQEVARPPFASMYWTAAQQLAHMTVNGASLRTGDVFGSGTVSGPDVDQRGSLLELTWNGRDAIELADGKRTFLEDGDTVTLTAWAPGADGTRVGLGEVTGRIVGSPASAS, from the coding sequence ATGCCCCAGCAGAGCCCCCTCGATGTCCCCGAGGGCGACCCGTTCGGGCCGCACAACCTCCCCTACGGGGTGTTCACCACCCCCGAGGACCCGACGCGCCGGCGCGTCGGCGTGCGGCTCGGCGGGTACGTGCTCGACGCGGGGGCGGTCGCCGTCGCGCTCGGCTCCCCGTACGCCGGTCTCCTCGCCCAGGGCTCGCTGAACCCGCTGCTCGCCGCCGGCCGCACCGCCTGGCACGACGTACGCCGCGCCCTGACCGCCTGGGTCACCGACCCCGGCCACCGCGCGACCGTCGAGCCGCACCTGCTGCCGCTGGACGCGATCACGCTGCACCTGCCGTACGAGGTCGCGGACTACGTCGACTTCTACGCGAGCGAGCACCACGCCACCAACGTCGGGAAGATCTTCCGCCCCGACGGGGACGCGCTGACGCCCAACTGGAAGCACCTGCCCATCGGTTACCACGGCCGCTCCGGCACGATCGTCGTCTCCGGCACCGACGTCGTGCGCCCCTCCGGGCAGCGCAAGGCCCCCACCGACCCGGCGCCCGTCTTCGGCCCGTCCGTCAAGCTCGACATCGAGGCCGAGGTCGGCTTCGTCGTCGGCACGCCGTCCGAGCTGGGCAGCCCCGTGGCCCTCGGCGACTTCGAGGACCACGTCTTCGGGCTCTTCCTCCTCAACGACTGGTCGGCCCGCGACATCCAGGCCTGGGAGTACGTGCCGCTGGGCCCCTTCCTCGGCAAGTCCTTCGCCACCTCCGTCTCCGCCTGGGTGACCCCCCTGGAGGCCCTTGACGCCGCCCGCGTCGCCCCGCCGGCCCGCGACTTCCCCCTCCTGCCCTACCTCGACGACGCCGAGGGCGACCGCCCCGGCGGCTTCGACCTGCGCATCACCGTCTCCATCAACGGGCAGGAGGTGGCCCGGCCGCCGTTCGCCTCCATGTACTGGACGGCCGCGCAGCAGCTCGCGCACATGACCGTCAACGGCGCCTCCCTGCGCACCGGCGACGTCTTCGGCTCCGGCACCGTCAGCGGCCCGGACGTCGACCAGCGCGGCTCGCTGCTGGAGCTGACCTGGAACGGACGCGACGCCATCGAGCTGGCCGACGGCAAGCGCACCTTCCTGGAGGACGGCGACACCGTCACCCTCACCGCCTGGGCGCCCGGCGCCGACGGCACCCGCGTCGGCCTCGGCGAGGTCACCGGCCGCATCGTGGGATCGCCCGCGTCCGCATCGTAG
- a CDS encoding HAD family hydrolase → MTSALPYDLIATDLDGTLLRAGDAVSARSRRALATARAAGAHHVVVTGRPVPQVRHVLDSLGYAGLAVCGQGAQVYDAARGLLLHSDSMDRGLAEVALGKIEAEIGEVYAAVNQEGLDGEMLIGPGYRMWHPHLPTVRVLRRDDLWSAPINKVLLQHPRLDDDELTRVARGVVGNLVNVTMAGEHTVELQPPGVDKAAGLTRAAAALGVGAESTIAFGDMPNDIPMFAWAAWGVAMAAAHPELLAVADEITVSNEADGVAAVIERLYA, encoded by the coding sequence GTGACTTCCGCCCTCCCGTATGACTTGATCGCCACCGACCTGGACGGAACGCTGCTGCGCGCCGGGGACGCCGTCTCCGCCCGTTCGCGCCGGGCGCTCGCGACGGCGCGCGCGGCCGGCGCGCACCACGTCGTCGTCACCGGCCGCCCCGTCCCGCAGGTCCGTCATGTCCTCGACAGCCTCGGTTATGCGGGGCTCGCGGTGTGCGGGCAGGGCGCGCAGGTGTACGACGCGGCGCGCGGGCTGCTGCTGCACTCCGATTCCATGGACCGGGGGCTCGCGGAAGTGGCCCTCGGCAAGATCGAGGCGGAGATCGGTGAGGTCTACGCCGCCGTCAACCAGGAGGGCCTGGACGGGGAGATGCTGATAGGGCCCGGCTACCGGATGTGGCACCCGCACCTGCCGACGGTGCGGGTGCTCCGGCGGGACGACCTGTGGTCGGCGCCGATCAACAAGGTGCTGCTCCAGCACCCGAGGCTCGACGACGACGAGCTGACGCGGGTCGCGCGGGGGGTCGTCGGGAACCTGGTGAACGTCACGATGGCGGGGGAGCACACCGTCGAACTCCAGCCACCCGGCGTGGACAAGGCCGCCGGCCTCACGCGGGCGGCGGCGGCCCTGGGGGTGGGCGCGGAGTCGACCATCGCCTTCGGTGACATGCCGAACGACATCCCGATGTTCGCCTGGGCGGCCTGGGGCGTGGCCATGGCCGCCGCCCACCCCGAACTCCTCGCCGTGGCCGACGAGATCACCGTCTCGAACGAGGCGGACGGGGTGGCGGCGGTCATCGAACGCCTCTACGCGTAG
- a CDS encoding CU044_5270 family protein — protein MNDAHETLRRLPGVADADLPFAGERRLREHLLSEAVVGARRAGRRPFGLVLAAGVATCAVALAVSLGTGGGGSGVRPPEPAAVQLLDRVALTAQEQPAATVRDDQFLYTKTVGHSTTLSETKDGGMEAFRTDESAERWVSVNGSVGTLVRTADGTSREPTSSKGNAEPSINGPTYRFLEALPTDPDKLLKLIYADVRVNHGPDSGSTLSTDQHAFVAIGDLLRTVNAPPGVSAALYRAAARIPGVVFVPEATDAAGRSGVAVARVDRGERTEWIFDAATLRLLGERTVALKDSHWARAGEPVTSVAFVGRGVVDEAGERPQ, from the coding sequence TTGAACGACGCCCACGAGACCCTCCGGCGCCTGCCCGGCGTCGCCGACGCGGACCTGCCCTTCGCCGGGGAACGGCGCCTTCGGGAGCACCTGTTGAGCGAGGCGGTAGTGGGCGCGCGCAGGGCCGGCCGGCGGCCCTTCGGCCTCGTCCTCGCCGCCGGGGTCGCGACCTGCGCCGTGGCGCTGGCCGTCAGCCTCGGCACCGGGGGCGGCGGGTCCGGCGTACGGCCGCCCGAGCCGGCGGCGGTTCAGCTGCTGGACCGCGTGGCGCTCACGGCGCAGGAGCAGCCCGCCGCGACCGTTCGCGACGACCAGTTCCTCTACACGAAGACCGTCGGCCACTCCACCACCCTGTCCGAGACGAAGGACGGGGGCATGGAGGCGTTCCGGACCGACGAGTCCGCCGAGCGCTGGGTCTCCGTGAACGGGTCGGTCGGCACGCTCGTCCGCACCGCCGACGGAACGTCCAGGGAGCCCACGAGCAGCAAGGGCAACGCCGAGCCGAGCATCAACGGGCCCACCTACCGCTTCCTCGAAGCCCTGCCCACCGACCCCGACAAGCTCCTGAAGCTCATCTACGCAGACGTACGCGTCAACCACGGCCCCGACTCGGGCTCCACCCTCAGCACCGATCAGCACGCCTTCGTGGCCATCGGCGACCTGCTGCGGACCGTGAACGCCCCGCCCGGCGTGAGCGCCGCCCTCTACCGGGCCGCCGCCCGCATCCCCGGGGTCGTCTTCGTCCCCGAGGCGACGGACGCCGCCGGACGGAGCGGCGTCGCGGTCGCCCGCGTCGACCGGGGCGAACGCACCGAGTGGATCTTCGACGCGGCCACCCTGCGGCTGCTCGGCGAGCGCACCGTGGCCCTCAAGGACAGCCACTGGGCGAGGGCCGGCGAGCCGGTGACCTCCGTGGCCTTCGTCGGGCGCGGTGTGGTGGACGAGGCCGGGGAGCGGCCCCAATAG
- a CDS encoding RNA polymerase sigma factor — MDHQLFADMYDAHARAVYAHAVRMTADRAGAEDIVSLTFLEAWRLRDSLDQVANQRAWLFGVATNVIRNTRRTARRHRAAMARLPPPDAVPDLADAVVSRIADSDRATAALAALNRLRRADREVLLLSVWSGLSHEEVAQACGVAVGTVRSRLSRARARLHKLTAREGTH; from the coding sequence GTGGACCACCAACTGTTCGCGGACATGTACGACGCACACGCCCGAGCCGTGTACGCGCATGCCGTCCGCATGACCGCCGACCGGGCCGGGGCCGAGGACATCGTCTCCCTCACCTTCCTCGAAGCCTGGCGGCTGCGCGACTCGCTCGACCAGGTCGCCAACCAGCGGGCATGGCTGTTCGGGGTCGCGACGAACGTCATCCGCAACACCCGCCGGACGGCCCGCCGCCACCGTGCCGCCATGGCCCGCCTGCCACCTCCCGACGCCGTTCCGGACCTCGCGGACGCCGTCGTGTCCCGTATCGCCGACTCCGATCGGGCCACCGCCGCTCTCGCGGCGCTGAATCGGCTGCGCCGGGCCGACCGCGAGGTGCTGCTGCTGTCCGTGTGGTCGGGCCTCAGCCACGAGGAAGTCGCCCAGGCGTGCGGGGTCGCCGTGGGCACCGTACGTTCGCGTCTCTCGCGGGCCCGCGCCCGCCTGCACAAGCTCACGGCCCGGGAAGGAACCCATTGA